GGGAGTCTGTTTAGAATAAAAAAGTTCTCTTTTAAAGTCAGACAAGGCCACGGATAGGTACATTGCGGTTTAAAAAATGGcagttactttgaaatataccTCTACCAAAAAGTAGAAAAGCATTGGTAGTGTGTCTAATGTGTCCTAAATTAAATTACATATAGTTCCAGTGTTCCACAGTGCAACCATTGCTTTTAGGCAGGGATCTGTGAGAGACTTGATTCTTGTCACTGAAAGAGCAAAGCCCCGGGACTGGTGAACTTCCCTGCCTTCCATAAGGCTTTGTTCAGTGACTCTGGAATGTGGTATCAAAAAATCCCATtcatttctgtgtcttttaaggaaTTTGCCCATTTCGTCTAGTTTGTTGCATCTCTTCacataaaattgtttatatttcctGATTATCCTCTTAATGTTTGTATAATCGATAGTGATGTTTCTACCCCCCACTCCTGATATTGGCAATATAcatcttgtattttttgtttctgatcaGTCTGGATACAGCTTTAtcaattttatagattttttttcaaggGATTAGCTTTTGGTTTCGCTGATGTTCTCtactgtttatttgttttctgtttcattctcctactatttttattgtttccttctttctgcttaatTTGGGGTTAATTGGATCCTCTCTTCCTATGTTCTTAATGTGGTAGCTTTGATAACTGACTTGAGACCTTTTCTTACTTTCTAATATAAGCACTTAGTGGTATAAAGTACAGCTTTAGCTGCATTCCACaaatttgatatgttttgttttaatttacgtTCAGTTAAAGGTATTTTCTAATTCCTCTTGCTTTCATCTTTGattcatggattatttagaaacattgtttaaatataaataactaaaGGATTCTCAGggtatctttctgttactgatttcttatTTGAATCCATTGTGGATCAAAAACATGCATTGGATGAGTTCAGTATTTTTAactattgagacttgttttatggctcaGAATGTGGTCTCTCTTGGCAAAGGTTTTCTATACACTAAAACGAAAGTGCATTCTGTTGTTGGCTGGAGGGTTCTGTAATTTTCAGTTAGGTGGATTTGGTTAGTACTGTAGTTTATGTCTTCTGTATTTTCacagaatttctattttatcaGCTCTTGAGAATGGTCTTGAAATCTCAAACTGTAATTGTGTATCATCTATTAACCTTTtcgttctatcagtttttgcttcaggTGCTTTGATGCTCTTGTTAAGAGGCATATATGCATTTAGGATTTTTACGCCCTCTTGAAGAATTGATTCCCtcattattatataatatctcTTCCAGGTAATACTTTTTCCGAAGTCTGCTTTGCCTGATATTGATTCTTTagctttctttccattgcattagtGTGGCATACCTTTTTCCGTATTATTACCTTTAACCTTCCTGTCTCTTCATATTTGAAGtggattttttttggtagacatcATAGTTGATTCTGATTTTTTAATCCAAATCAACATCTCTGACTGTTCATTGGAGTGTCTAGGCCATCTTATGTTTTATACAATTATCAATATGGGTGAGTTTAAATCTCCCACCTTGCTAGTTGTTTTCTACTTGTCTCATctgttctttgcttctttttctcctcttttactGCCTTATTTTGTATTAAggagttttattatttcattttatctccatTATTGGCTTATTTGCTgtgcctctttttgtttttacgTTAGTGGTTACTGTAGGGTTTTAGAGTATACATCTGCCTTCAAATAATATTATGCCACTTCACGTTTAACAGAAGAACCTTACAGTTATTTGCATTTTCCCCCTCCCAATCTTTGTGTGCTATTGTTGCCATAacttttatttctacatattttataataccCACTTAAAGCAGTTCTCTTTTAGAGAAATTAAGAATGAGAAAAGTCTTATTTTTACTTACGTATGTACAGTTTTTggttctctttttgtttctgagtAGATCTAAATTTCTCTGtagtatcattttccttctgcctcaggttttttctttgacatttctTCTAGTGCTGGTCAGCTGACGATGAATTCATTTAGCATTTGTATGTCTGAAAAAGTCATccttcaccttcatttttgaaagataatatttttgaGTAAAGAATTCTgtgttgccttttcttttttttttttttttgagatggagtctcgcactgtcgcccaggctggtgtgcagtggcgcaatctcagctcaccttttctttttcttttagtactttaaaATGTTGCACTGTTGTCTTTTCTTctgcattgtttctgatgagtAAGTCTGCTGTCATTCTTGTCTGTGTTTCTCTGTATATAATGCGTCTTTTTTCTTTGGctgttttaagattttcttttaatactgGTTTTCTGAGATTTGATCATGATATTCCTTGGTGTgattttcttcacatttcttgTACTTCACATTTCTTCTCAAGAATCACATTTCTTGGGATTCTTTGAGTTTCTCGATTTGAGGGTATGTagtttttgtggaatttcaaacacttttggccattatttctgcatTCGTTTTCTGCACTCTCCCTGTCTTTCCTTATCTTCCTTCCCTAATTAAATTGGTGCCATGGTTTAGTATTCCTATTTAACTCTTGTTGTAATATGCACCTCACTTTCCTACTGCATCTACCGTGGTTCATATCctcattgtttctctttttatctgTTGCAAAACCTCCCTCTattgtttttagagatgtggtctcactatgttgctcagactggacttgaactcatgggctcaagcaatcctcctgcctcagcctcatgagtagctgggactacaggtgcatgccactgcacccagctctctGCCTCTATATTTGTCCCTCTTCAGTCCACAGCATGGTACATAGGTCCCTTTATCCCGACCTGTTTTCTAGCTTTCTTTCCCCCTAAGCCATCCTCAGCTCACCCATGACTCTCTGAACTCTTTATCCTGGCAATATGGAATACTTCCAGTACTCCAATGCATCATGCTTTCTCATGCTCCTGTGCACATGCATATGCCTTTCTTATGTCTGGAAACCTCCCTGCCTCTCCATCATCCCTGTCGCCATGCCTGGAAACTCTTATTCATTGAGCTGAAATACCTCTCCTTTAAAACTTACCTTTTTATCCCATCCCAACTCCACTAGACCTTGAGTGTATTCTGTTACAGCACTTAATCTATTGTTTTGCAATCATCATTGCAATTAACTAGGTCATCCTCCTAGACTGACTTGTGTGTGGTCAGAGACtgtatcttattcatttttacatACTTAGTAGTGGTACGTAATAGGTGCTTACTAAAGTGttgattaaataaacaaataattggcATTTAGCAGGTATTgggcatattatttttaaaataagttgaaCTCAGATTTAATCATAACCTACATTTTAGCATGCTATGTTTCAGGCACCATTTTAGGCACTTCTCATACATTATCTTTAATCCTTATAACATCAATGCAATGTATATATTGTCATCCCCATGATACCCCAACTTTGGTTTAGAGAGGTCACGGAGAAGGTTGTGCAGATAGAAAATGCCAAAATTTGGTTTCAAACCTGAATGTATGTTTTGCTTTTCTCTCCTTGCACACACGTTAGGAGTTCTGTCATATCACCATCAGTATTTTCTAAGATTTCCAGTAAGAAATGACAGCTATCTGCAGAAATTGTATAGGCAGCAATGAGAATCATAGAGTCAGAGAACTGATGTCACAGACTGACAGAGAAAAGTCTCTAAGGGGCTGTGCTGGGATATCAGGAAAGGGGAAGCAGGAGGGTTCTTAGGTGGGCTGCGTGGCCTACAAATATCCATCGCATGTCTGCCGCCATCTTTGATGTGACCATATGAGGAGCCATGTGGAGGGCACAAGTCACAGGGCTCATCCTGAACCATGTGGTTTGGGGATTCCTACAAGGATGTGTGGATCGGGGGGCTGGCTTCAGACAGCATCTTGGGGAACGGCGGAAAGAAATGAAGATTCCAAATGCGCCAGCACTTGCTGTGTTTACAAAAGGCCTGAAGGGTTCATAACGCTTTGTCATTATGACACTTTAGCTGAGGctggaatcaccacccctgcccACTCAGACTGTAGGCCAAATGCctgttgagactctgtctcccctttgtttcttctctcaAGGCTACTCTTGATTTTCAGTTTAGCTGCATTCCACCCCTACCATCCCCAGTGTAAAAATGATGAGGGTGGAGTTGGGTGGAGGGACATACAGTGTAGCAGTCTCCAAAACCCCTGTGGGGATGTCCTTTTGTACATACAGCAacatcatttttctatttattctgtGCTACTGAATCTAGAATAAACCTTACAAAGGCATGGTTCCTTCCCTTTTGAAATTtacattatagaaaatgttttaaaatatggttttagtgttttaattataaaattttctggtgtgtatgtgttgggggtGAGTTTTGGTTTTTGGCAAGAGGAGGGGAGCTGTATTTGCAGGAACTCTGTTTCCTGGGGTACTGCAGCTAATACTTTTGGCAGATAAGGGTCCCAGGACAGTGTCAGTTTAAATGTGCACTTGAGGATGATTCCTGACCTGTCCTTCCTCACAGATCAGTTGCAGATAGTGTGCAAGGCAGCCGAGTATGCCATCCTAACTTTTTGAATAGCCTACAGatctatatttagtgcttctttttaGTTAGATGGACAAAAGAAAAGGTAagctcagttaaaaaaaaaaaaatccacttctaAGGAGGACACCCTTATGCATCGGGAACAGGAAGTTCCAGTGAAGGGGAGGATGCTTAGGAAGCTTTTGTTCAGATACCAAATGAGGTTTCTGATAGTTAGAATGTGAGCAAGTCAGaacttttaatgttttcatgtttagtgTTTGAATGTGATTATTTTAACATGGTTGCACTCTATCTTAAATTGTATTGTAATGAAGATTTTTCTTTGTTCCCTtttccaaaaaattagcctgatttgTTCTTTTCAGGACAAATAGGCACCTAGATATTGGCAATGGGCAGGGTGTGTGATGGTTTCTGGAGCCCTTCATGTGACATCAGTTAAGCTGTTGTTGGGTCAACTCACACTTAAGACCAGCTGAAGCACATTAATGTTGACCTTCAGTTTTCCCAGTAggtgtaaaatatttttgctacCACAAaggagttatttattttcttttcaataacCACAGATATAAATTTTATCCCTGCAATGATTTGGTATCAGAGATCTTGGGTTAATATAAACAAAACAGAATCATAGGTACGAACCCTGGATGAACGATGCCACAACTCCTACAGAGAGTGGAATTGCTTACCTGAAGTTGATTGAAAAGTTTCTTAAGTCTGTATTTTTAGGGCCAGTGCTGCGTTTGATGTGCTTAAAAGATTTTTCATGacgtttcttttatatttttactattctCCTAAGAAATTGATCAAGAATATTCTGGGGGATTTCTAAAATAACAATGTCAAAGACAAAGGCTAATCTGTCATTTTATTAGGTAGAATATTAAGTAACCCTGTAGTCCAAAAAAGAATATTCCTATCAAGAATGTGTTGCTTACATTGgcaatactttttatatatacttcTGTTGGAATATCAAAAGATAGTTTGTGTATGTTGCACCAGCATGTTGAACTGCCATTATTGAAGGACCTACAGTTAAAATGAGTGTAGCCATTTGTCTGAGAGCTCACTGAGAGACAGATACTTGTCAGGTAGTTGGCAGAAGAAAAATACAGCATAATTCTAATCTTAAGATCCCTCTTCTTAATTAAGTTGAATTAGGTCTGCTAGGAGTGGGAACACAAATGAGATCTCATAGGGatgaaaatgtctattttttgaaTTGCTGCATTATTGCAGGGCTCTGTGATAAGCCTTCTTGTAGACTCATCCCTGGGCTAATGGTCATAGTCTGAGGATACTTTGTGGAAATCATAAAGGGAGGCCAGAGTCCAGGACAGATCTAGAAGATTGGCTTCTAAATTTATTGTTTTGATTGGTTGGTTAGTTAGTTATTATAAGTAGCTAATATTTGTCCCATAGGTCAGATATTTTGTCTTACTGACCAGGTTCATCAAGCGAAGTGGAGGTAGATTTTTCACATGGATATTTAAATGATTCCAGAATTCTCTGCTCTTGTTTTAAATTtagtattaaatttaaatttctggtCATTGGTGTGCTGTCCTTATAGGaagatagaaacatttttaaaatgttgctattGGTTTCAAGGACTTCAGTCATCAATTCACTTGactaacaaatatgtattgagctcTTATTGTGATGAATAATTGGTGTCCTATGTTAGCAGAGGGAGAGAACTGAGAAGCCGAGGATATACTTTCTATACTCAAGACTGTCTTTAGCAGAGCAGATACTGAATCAGTAATGTTGAATAAGTACATTAATAAATAATTCtcataatttgtaaagaaattaagaaaaaaacccagTGGGATGTTGCTTTGCTCACTGCTTTGTATCCTTATAGATCCTCAGTACacaattgttgaatgaatgaccaaATGGCCATGTACTATACATGCAGTGAGAGTTATTAGAATCCAGTGGAGGCTCATCAGTTCCAGCTAGTATAGGgtattagtccgttcttgcattgctataaagaaatacctgaaactgggtaatttataaagaaaagaggtttagttggctcatggttccacaggctgtacaggaagcatggctggggaggcctcaggaaacttacaatcatggcagaaggtgaaggggaagcaggcatatcttacacggccagagcaggaggaagggagaaaaggggggaggtgctacacattttcaaacaaccagatctcatgagaactcactcactatcacgagaacagcaagtgGGAAACACAcctccatgatccagttacctcccaccaggtccttcctccagcattggggattacagttccgcaggagatttgggtggggacacaaatccacaCTACATTAGCTAATCAGGAAAGGTTTCATGGAGTAGATGGTATTCTAATTGCTGAAAGAGAGGGAGGGTCGTCTAGAAATTGGGAATGGTGTGGAAGCCTCTGAGGAGATGTTGGAAGCTGACAGTGGAGGTGTGCAGTGGTGGGCAGGCAGCCAGGAAAGGCAAATTTTGGAAAGCCTTGGCAGACAGACGTTTCTCTGTAGAGTGAATAGTGACAGAGATGTTTTAGAAATAATAACTAAAGGTTTTATACCTGGCGCATTGAAGACGGGAGAAATCATGAAGCACAATTGACAAAGCTTGGTAATTAAGGGGGTTAATGAGGGAAAGGAAGGCATCAAAGATGGCTACAATCTCGTTTTGAGCTTGACTGCCTCGAATAATAGTAACAGCATAAACAAAAATAGGACATCAGCAgggaaaattcacttttttttcttcttttttgagacagtctcactctgtcaccaggccggagtgcagttgcacgatctcggctcactgcaacctctgcctcctgagttcaagtgattctcctgcctcagcctcctgagtagctggggctacaggtgcatgccaccatgcccagctaatttttgtatttttagtagagacagagtttcaccatgttggccaggatggtctcgatctcttgacctcgtgatccacctgcctcagcctcccaaagtgttgggattacaggcgtgagccaccgcgcctggccaaagttAGCTTTTTGTAGGAAGATTCTTGTGTTTAAGATAATAGGGACACTTCACTGTGGACTAGTAGAAATCACAGAAGCATGGAACATTAGACCCAAAAGGGATTTGGAGGTTGAGCCATTCATTGGACTCAAATTCAACCCACCCTGTCATCTTGCTGATGAGAAAGCTGACTAGATTCAGGAACAGCCCCCAGGGTGCAATGTCTGGCCTTGATCATCTTGCTGATGAGAAAGCTGACTAGATTCAGGAACAGCCCCCAGGGTGCAATGTCTGGCCTTGATACAGAGCACAAGTAGGATGGCAGATGTAGACAGTCATTTACAGTGTTTTGGAGGGTACTTAAAAAGTATTCCTTCATTTGCAGTTGGATTTTTCCCTTTTAAACGGGAAGAGTCATTATACAAACAGTTCCAGTTAATGCATTTGGAGATGTTGTCTATAGAGTATAAACACCGTGTTGTAAGGTTGAGATAAAATCCCTAAATATTAGgcaatatattcattcattcctacTGATAAAGTCTTAACTTGCCACCCAACATGACATTACCAATGAATTTACTTTCATAGTAAATACATTACCAATGAATTTCTTTAACCGATTATTTAGTAAGTTCTATTTAGTTATTACTGAGTTGACATTTACTCAATTCTAAACATATTTTGCACTGCAGATGTTCTATCTTGGACATCTGATCATGGGTCTGGGGTGCCATATTGCCCATATTTGAGGAGAAGGCAGTTGCTAAGGGTTCCCAGTATTAGTGTTTCTAGATGGGTCTTATCCTACCCTCTCTTCTGCTTAGGGTGTTGCTAGGAATGATGGGGATGGTTATAAGCACAATTAGTCTTGATGGGTGTTACATACAAGTAGGGGGCTCTGAAGCAAGGTTGGGGGCCAGTTCTCACCCTTGGCATACCTGCTTCTGTTCTTCAATCCCTATTATATGTGAGTACAGGAAACAGTGTCCATCTTCCAGCTCACACCCTTTGTATCTGCCTGTCTCAGACCCAGAGATGCAAGTGCAACACTCACTGGCTTTGCCTTCTAGAACCCATGGGTAATCTTGCAAAACCGAGCTGATCTTAATGTGCGAGCATCCTGTGACTTCTTTGCTTCCAACCTTGTTCTTTCCTGGGTCCCCAGCTCCATGGGAGGAGATTGAGCACTGAATGGTCACTCTCTTCTTTGTCTCCCTTAACTGGGGAAGGAGCCCCTTAGTTCCTTTTCCCAGTTAAAGGAGTCTGAAAGAGAGTGACTGGGAAATGTGTAGCATGAGAATAGTTGGGAACCAGCTcttttagaataaaatgaaagatgGAATAATTAGACCTGGATTATCACTCCCAGGGAAGTAAAATgaccataaaatatttacatctagTAATTTATCATCATAATCCtaatttttctttgaagaatttcCTATTTCTTAAATTGCAGTGATAGCactgggattaaaaaaaatattagtcTTACAAGCTTACTTTAAACCAATTCCTAGTGGTAGTAACTGCCTTTATCTTCAAGGCAGCACTGAGCATTTATTAACAACCAACCTATAGGCcaagcatttttaaattagtgATCTTAAGTAATGAGATGCTAGGGAAATCTTGATGACCTGATATTTGATATTCGAGAATGAGAAGCAGACATAGGCCTACTTAGTGAATTCACATGTCTGAGACTCCACGTGGTGGGGACATGGATGTTAGTAGTAGTAATTAGCCTTGGATGAGAGAAGAACAGAAATTCACATATAAATGGGAAACATCCGGCATTGGTAGGTAGAGCTTGTCTAGATTGGGACTAATGAACTACTTTTCAATTTGAAGCCTTCAGGAATAGACAGGCTCCTGCTTCTGCAAATACCAAATGAAAAGCCAACCCACTGTTCTTGAATTTATAGATCCAATTTACACTTGCTCTTTTTAACCAATGGAACTAGCTGGCCCCTGCATGCCAAGTTTCTATGGCAGTGTGATCTCAGTGACCTCTCTTCTCTATTGTGGAATGTAGGTGAAAAGAACGGAGGGGAGCCCGATGACGCTGAACTAGTAAGGCTCAGTAAGAGGCTGGTGGAGAACGCGGTGCTCAAGGCTGTCCAGCAGTATCTGGAGGAAACACAGAATAAAAACAAGCCGGGGGAGGGGAGCTCTGTGAAAACCGAAGCAGCTGATCAGAATGGCAATGACAATGAGAACAACAGGAAATGAGCCCGGAACGCAGGCCCCCATGTCTCTGTGCAAAGcctccctgcttccctctgcTGAGTCTAGGGACTGACTTGCAGCGTGCTGTTTAAGTTAAGTTTCTCTGGTGCAATCTGTGAAGATTGCCTAATACTTTTCATGATTGATGTGTTCGCATTTCTGAAACACAACAGAAGAAAAATGGAGTGCTGGGACTGGCAGAGGAAATTAATTGATGAAAGAAGAATGGCCCAAGTTTCATTCGCCCTCAGCCACGCACAAGGGAAAGGGAACTTTGGGTTATGCCTCCTGGACGCAAATTAAAGGCCGAGAAAGAGGCCTTGCCATCAATGGAATACTGCCATTTATATTGCTTAGCAGGGCATTTGACTACTTTATCTGAGGCCAGAACTCTCACACACAGCTATCAAGTGCTAAGTTTAAAATAATCACTGTTGAAATTGTCATCTGTACAATTAGTCCATAATGTTTCATGTTTGTCCTAAGTGTGCTGTTGCTATGCAGTGAtctttatttatagtaaattatGTTTCatgtaaatgatatatttttggtgaaatgcaaccttttctataaaatgtgggcaacatttaaaagttttttttaaatcctatttTGATAAGTCAGTATGCCATAATAATGAAatgttattatataatttttttttcttaggcaAGAAACCTATTGGAATTCGAGACTTAATTAATGAAGCTTTGCATCGAGAAACGATGGGTCTGAAGTCCAAAGTGAAACAGATAAAGGAACTTTTATTAAAGCCTGAGACTCAGGCCAAAATTAGGAGGGAGCTTTTTGAAGGAAGACTTATTAACAACAGTAATTCAGCAAATGACGTTGATTTCAGCACAACTTTGACATAAGCTCTACATTGCGATTGTGACAACATAGCTTATGAAATCTTTTCAGCTTATTAAGTAGCTCTTTGGTAAAcaccaaagaagtttctgatagtGTCTGCACAACAGCAAACCAACATTTGGTGAGGAATTAGCAATTTCTTGCCAAAGAAAATTGATTCTGCCCAATTATTTTTTGAGCTACACTTGTGTTTTAGAATATCTGTTTCTGTAATATTGAGagttattttatagaaatgaTTTCTTAATTAGCTGTTGTGAGATACTTCTCGGGTCCTTGCAGAAAAAAACATACAGACTGTGAACAAATCATtcacaaacagaataaaacagaGCCAACAACAGTATTTTAAGGGTCACTTGCCTCCTGTTGACACAATggttgctaaatcaaaagaagcATTGTCCAGGTGTGTCTACATCTAGTGTTACTTTTAATGAGAATTTGAATGTTTATTGAACAATAGTACTTGAATGaacatttataaatgtaattattgCGATCACTGGTTAAGAATGTTTTATATATCCTTATAATATTTTTCACTGATCAAAATGTTgttctgctttttcatttcttaaggAATACATgtttgggatttttattttttacgtGTCCGAAGATAAGCTCCAGGTCTTATCGTATCCCTTGCCATCTGAACTTGTTTGCACTGCTTCCGTTTGAAAGAGCATCTTGAAAAACTTCCCCGGTATGATGATTGTTGGTAACAACTTTTTCTATAGTCATTGCAAAATTGCTGCTACCAGTAGATCATGATGGAGGGGAAATCACTGGAGATCAAATATGTAAaatcatttcaaatataaaatccagTTTACTCATGGATTTTAGCTATTTTTTCACTGGGTAAATTATACTACATTTATTTACAAATGAGTTTATGCATTTTCATGGCTCTTAATAAACATTGTTTTCCCTTGTtgcttttcctcatttctttttttcactcttgAGAGTAGTTGGATCTATGTTGGCGTAACGAAGAAGTCATAAATCGGAGCTCCAATAGTTTCAGTGTTGCTTCACTTTTATGATCCCGTCCTTCATGCTAAGAGAGCACAGTTGTCAAAGCACCTTCAACTTTACCCTTTAAAATCATATCAAATCAGTCAGCTTCACAGAGAATTAACAACAGAACCTTAAAttcaaagaaaatctaaatagcgTCTTATAAACAGCTAAGAATGTGTCACTGATGTGACATCCTAGCAAAGATGAAAAGTGGAGGTCCAT
This DNA window, taken from Pan paniscus chromosome 5, NHGRI_mPanPan1-v2.0_pri, whole genome shotgun sequence, encodes the following:
- the AKAP7 gene encoding A-kinase anchoring protein 7 isoform X7, translated to MGQLCCFPFSRDEGKISKKPIGIRDLINEALHRETMGLKSKVKQIKELLLKPETQAKIRRELFEGRLINNSNSANDVDFSTTLT
- the AKAP7 gene encoding A-kinase anchoring protein 7 isoform X8, translating into MGQLCCFPFSRDEGKISEKNGGEPDDAELVRLSKRLVENAVLKAVQQYLEETQNKNKPGEGSSVKTEAADQNGNDNENNRK